The Azospirillum baldaniorum genome contains a region encoding:
- a CDS encoding C4-dicarboxylate TRAP transporter substrate-binding protein translates to MSKRLGAFLGATALTLIAGMGMAQAQTQKHILRMNHVHSPVEAYHSAFQEWAKRVEERTNGGLKIEVFHSAQLGNEEDIIEQIRQGANIGQNTDAARLGNYVREIAVLNGPYFVETLDEAFALSKLDIVKKWKTELADKHGLQVVCFDFVQGKRHVFANKPVRNPGELSGLRIRTPPAPIWQESVRAIGAAPTAMSFGDIYPGLQQRAVDGAELTYANIRPGNLQEVVRNVSETGHILLINFEVVSASWFKKLPADYQTALVEECSAAGQKVSKVLADAAESEKAALVKGGMKVTENVDLEAFRKAGDAAYQKLGLTEVRAAVYKEMGR, encoded by the coding sequence ATGTCCAAGCGCCTTGGCGCTTTTCTCGGAGCCACCGCGCTGACGCTGATCGCGGGCATGGGGATGGCCCAGGCCCAGACGCAGAAGCACATCCTGCGCATGAACCACGTCCACAGCCCGGTCGAAGCCTATCATTCGGCGTTCCAGGAATGGGCCAAGCGCGTCGAGGAGCGGACCAACGGCGGCCTGAAGATCGAGGTCTTCCACAGCGCCCAGCTCGGCAACGAAGAGGACATCATCGAGCAGATCCGCCAGGGCGCCAACATCGGCCAGAACACCGACGCGGCGCGCCTCGGCAACTATGTCCGCGAGATTGCCGTCCTGAACGGCCCGTACTTCGTCGAGACGCTCGACGAGGCCTTCGCGCTGTCGAAGCTCGACATCGTCAAGAAATGGAAAACGGAATTGGCGGACAAGCACGGCCTCCAGGTCGTCTGCTTCGATTTCGTGCAGGGCAAGCGCCATGTCTTCGCCAACAAGCCGGTCCGCAACCCGGGTGAGCTGTCCGGGCTGCGCATCCGCACCCCGCCCGCCCCGATCTGGCAGGAATCGGTGCGCGCCATCGGCGCGGCCCCGACGGCGATGAGCTTCGGCGACATCTACCCCGGCCTTCAGCAGCGGGCCGTCGACGGCGCGGAGCTGACCTACGCCAACATCCGTCCGGGCAACCTCCAGGAGGTCGTTCGGAACGTCAGCGAGACCGGCCACATCCTGCTGATCAACTTCGAGGTCGTCAGCGCCTCCTGGTTCAAGAAGCTGCCCGCCGACTACCAGACCGCGCTGGTCGAGGAATGCAGCGCCGCCGGCCAGAAGGTGTCGAAGGTGCTCGCCGACGCCGCGGAGAGCGAGAAGGCCGCGCTGGTCAAGGGCGGCATGAAGGTGACCGAGAACGTCGATCTGGAGGCCTTCCGCAAGGCCGGCGACGCCGCGTACCAGAAGCTCGGCCTCACCGAGGTGCGCGCGGCTGTCTACAAGGAAATGGGACGCTAA
- a CDS encoding TRAP transporter small permease produces MKTLYDYVLKLEAILAGLFLMLMVGLLLLGGVARMMQHPLNWTIDLATCFFAWAVFLCADIAWRKDMLMSLDLVTAKLSERYQRTLLFVNYALIALFLCYAIYGGTLLAWTSRSRTFNGIPGVSYSWVTASIAVGAALMLVTTILKIRALMRSDGVPCAAAASGEVA; encoded by the coding sequence ATGAAAACTCTCTACGACTATGTGCTGAAGCTGGAGGCGATCCTCGCCGGCTTGTTCCTGATGCTGATGGTGGGGTTGCTTCTGCTGGGCGGCGTGGCGCGGATGATGCAGCACCCGCTCAACTGGACCATCGATCTGGCGACCTGCTTCTTCGCCTGGGCGGTGTTCCTGTGCGCGGACATCGCCTGGCGCAAGGACATGCTGATGTCCCTCGATCTGGTGACCGCGAAGCTGTCCGAGCGGTACCAGCGGACCCTGCTGTTCGTGAACTACGCGCTGATCGCGCTGTTCCTCTGCTACGCCATCTACGGCGGCACCCTGCTCGCCTGGACCAGCCGGTCCCGCACCTTCAACGGCATTCCCGGCGTCAGCTATTCCTGGGTCACCGCCAGCATCGCCGTCGGCGCGGCCCTGATGCTCGTCACCACCATTCTCAAGATACGGGCCCTGATGCGGTCCGACGGCGTTCCGTGCGCCGCTGCCGCCAGCGGGGAGGTCGCCTGA
- a CDS encoding TRAP transporter large permease yields the protein MLLVVLAFAVFLLIGMPVAFAIGISGVLFFLQHPELPFTIPLQVTVSQTQNFALLAVPLFIMAGNYMNRSGITESLLNLASVATGHLKGGLAQISIVLSALMGGVSGSAIADAAMQSRILGEEMTKRGMSRGFTAGVISFTSLLTPLIPPGIGMILFGTIGQVSIGRLFAAGFAPALLLGIAMSAAVWYTSNKRGYPAEREKRASLAEVGSALKGGVWALLFPVILLVGLRMGIFTPSEIGAFAVLYALFIGFVVYRRLKAKSFVEALEVSLADVGSAMFLISLSAIFSYGIVFERIPEVIASSLTSLTDNVQLVMVLIVLLVLAAGLFIDATVIIIMMTPIFLPAVRAMGGDPVHFGVVFIVAATIGNFTPPVGAAMFTVCSILKVSVGAYVRESLPLMIAIGLTTILLIFVPEFILLIPNLLFG from the coding sequence ATGCTGCTCGTCGTTCTCGCCTTCGCGGTCTTCCTGCTCATCGGCATGCCCGTCGCCTTCGCGATCGGCATCTCCGGCGTGCTGTTCTTCCTCCAGCATCCGGAACTGCCCTTCACCATCCCGCTCCAGGTGACGGTCTCCCAGACCCAGAATTTCGCCCTGCTCGCCGTTCCCCTGTTCATCATGGCGGGCAACTACATGAACCGGTCCGGCATCACCGAAAGCCTGCTGAATCTGGCGTCGGTGGCCACCGGGCACCTCAAGGGCGGGCTCGCCCAGATTTCCATCGTCCTGTCGGCGCTGATGGGCGGCGTGTCGGGCTCGGCCATCGCGGACGCGGCGATGCAGTCGCGCATCCTTGGCGAGGAGATGACGAAACGGGGCATGTCGCGCGGTTTCACCGCCGGCGTGATCTCCTTCACCTCGCTCCTCACCCCGCTGATCCCGCCGGGCATCGGCATGATCCTCTTCGGGACCATCGGCCAAGTGTCGATCGGGCGGCTGTTCGCGGCGGGCTTCGCCCCGGCGCTCCTGCTCGGCATCGCCATGAGCGCCGCCGTCTGGTACACCTCCAACAAGCGCGGATACCCCGCCGAGCGCGAGAAGCGGGCGTCGCTGGCCGAAGTCGGCAGCGCCCTGAAGGGCGGCGTCTGGGCGCTGCTGTTCCCGGTCATCCTGCTCGTCGGCTTGCGCATGGGCATCTTCACGCCCTCGGAGATCGGCGCCTTCGCGGTGCTCTACGCGCTGTTCATCGGCTTCGTGGTCTACCGCCGGCTCAAGGCGAAGAGCTTCGTGGAGGCCCTGGAGGTCAGCCTCGCCGACGTCGGCTCCGCGATGTTCCTCATCAGCCTGTCGGCGATCTTCAGCTACGGCATCGTCTTCGAGCGCATTCCGGAGGTCATCGCCTCGTCCCTGACCAGCCTCACCGACAACGTCCAGTTGGTGATGGTGTTGATCGTCCTCCTGGTGCTGGCGGCCGGCCTGTTCATCGACGCGACGGTGATCATCATCATGATGACGCCGATCTTCCTGCCCGCCGTGCGGGCGATGGGCGGCGATCCGGTGCATTTCGGCGTCGTCTTCATCGTCGCGGCGACCATCGGCAACTTCACGCCACCGGTCGGGGCGGCGATGTTCACCGTCTGCTCGATCCTGAAAGTGTCGGTGGGAGCCTATGTCCGGGAGTCCCTGCCCTTGATGATCGCCATCGGGCTGACGACCATCCTTCTGATCTTCGTGCCCGAGTTCATCCTCCTGATCCCGAACCTGCTCTTCGGATGA
- a CDS encoding SDR family oxidoreductase yields MTGRLDGKRALVTGAGQGMGRAIALAFAREGASVVAASRTLSKMEDLPRIDSKITPVALDVTDPAAVRRVVAEAGPLDILVNNAGWVHNGTILDCSDEDWARSLDQNVTSMFHTIRAALPGMIERRQGSIVNVASVASSLTGVANRTAYGTSKAAVIGLTKAVARDFIGAGVRCNALCPGTTHSPSLEERIQSSADPEGMRAQFIARQPMGRLGTVEEMAAAAVYLASDESGFMTGSLLVADGGQTL; encoded by the coding sequence ATGACCGGCAGACTAGACGGAAAACGCGCGCTGGTGACCGGCGCGGGACAGGGCATGGGACGGGCCATCGCGCTCGCCTTCGCCCGGGAGGGGGCCAGCGTCGTCGCGGCCAGCCGCACGCTGTCCAAGATGGAGGATCTGCCCCGCATCGATTCCAAAATCACCCCGGTCGCTCTCGACGTGACCGATCCGGCGGCGGTCCGGCGCGTCGTCGCCGAGGCCGGGCCGCTCGACATCCTCGTCAACAACGCCGGGTGGGTCCACAACGGCACCATCCTGGACTGCAGCGACGAGGATTGGGCGCGCAGCCTGGACCAGAACGTCACCTCGATGTTCCACACCATCCGGGCGGCGCTTCCCGGCATGATCGAGCGGCGCCAAGGCTCCATCGTGAACGTCGCCTCGGTGGCGTCGAGCCTGACCGGCGTCGCCAACCGCACCGCCTACGGGACCAGCAAGGCGGCGGTGATCGGCCTGACCAAGGCCGTGGCCCGCGACTTCATCGGCGCCGGCGTCCGCTGCAACGCGCTGTGCCCCGGCACCACCCACTCGCCGTCGCTGGAGGAGCGCATACAGTCGAGCGCCGATCCCGAGGGCATGCGGGCGCAGTTCATCGCGCGCCAGCCGATGGGCCGCCTGGGCACCGTCGAGGAGATGGCCGCCGCCGCGGTGTATCTGGCCAGCGACGAGTCCGGCTTCATGACGGGCAGCCTGCTCGTCGCCGACGGGGGGCAGACGCTGTGA
- a CDS encoding Ldh family oxidoreductase: MTGPAQPTARYGADALDSFCRAVFLAAGADEATADAATRAMMHGSRLGVDSHGVRLLGHYVATMTQGRVNPRPAPRILSEFGAVATLDADNAHGALGAYRAQEKAVELAGRFGIGAVAIRNNSHFGPAGAFALAAAEAGCIGMAFCNSDSFMRLHDGAERFHGTNPIAIAVPVKDGDPWLFDMATSAIPYNRVQLYRSLGIPLPEATASDPEGRDTTDPERAEMLAPLGGEFGFKGAGLAGFVEILSAVLTGMKLSFEILPMPGPDLSTPRGMGAFVMAIRPEAFLPQENFQDNMARYLAALRGSRAVPGRTVMAPGDREWAEAERRRSLGIPIDQTTVDSFNQLAQAYGVPAPAPAASPS; encoded by the coding sequence GTGACCGGACCGGCTCAGCCGACCGCCCGCTATGGCGCGGATGCCCTGGACTCCTTCTGCCGCGCGGTGTTCCTGGCCGCGGGAGCGGACGAGGCGACGGCGGACGCGGCCACCCGCGCGATGATGCACGGCTCCCGGCTGGGGGTCGACAGCCACGGCGTGCGGCTGCTCGGGCACTATGTGGCCACCATGACCCAGGGACGGGTGAACCCGCGCCCCGCCCCGCGCATCCTGTCGGAATTCGGCGCCGTCGCCACGCTGGACGCCGACAACGCCCACGGCGCGCTCGGCGCTTATCGCGCCCAGGAGAAGGCGGTCGAGCTGGCCGGCCGGTTCGGCATCGGCGCGGTCGCCATCCGCAACAACTCCCATTTCGGCCCGGCCGGCGCCTTCGCGCTCGCCGCGGCGGAGGCGGGCTGCATCGGCATGGCTTTCTGCAACTCCGACAGCTTCATGAGGCTGCACGACGGTGCCGAACGCTTCCACGGCACCAACCCGATCGCCATCGCCGTTCCGGTGAAGGACGGCGATCCGTGGCTGTTCGACATGGCCACCAGCGCCATCCCCTACAACCGCGTCCAGCTCTACCGCAGCCTCGGCATACCGCTTCCCGAAGCCACCGCGTCGGACCCCGAGGGGCGCGACACCACCGATCCCGAGCGGGCCGAGATGCTGGCGCCGCTGGGTGGCGAGTTCGGCTTCAAGGGGGCCGGGCTGGCGGGTTTCGTGGAAATCCTCAGCGCCGTCCTGACCGGCATGAAGCTGAGCTTCGAAATCCTTCCGATGCCGGGGCCGGACCTGAGCACGCCGCGCGGCATGGGCGCCTTCGTGATGGCGATCCGTCCGGAGGCCTTCCTGCCGCAGGAAAACTTCCAGGACAACATGGCGCGCTATCTGGCCGCCCTGCGCGGGTCCCGGGCGGTGCCGGGCCGAACGGTCATGGCGCCCGGCGACCGCGAATGGGCCGAGGCGGAGCGTCGCAGGTCGCTTGGCATTCCCATCGACCAGACGACCGTCGACAGCTTCAACCAACTCGCCCAGGCCTATGGCGTTCCCGCTCCGGCCCCGGCGGCCTCGCCATCATAA
- a CDS encoding AI-2E family transporter, with translation MADFIHDRFMPHADASEVPERHEMSYVRKALVLSMMLVLLIGCFVVLRPFIAAILWAVILSFSTWPLHRRIEHALGGRTTLSAAIMTLMIMAVLVVPLVALGTKLSESVFRVFETIHAAMEQGFPPLPDWLVGIPILGDRLQEMWSVLASGESNLRTTLQPYLGQIRDGVLASGGHLLSGTSLIALSVLIAFFLYRDGRTAVHRLRSIVGRIAGDRARQSLDVAAETINGVVHGVLGTALVQAIAATVGYWIAGLPGVLLLGFVTFFLTLVPMGPALIWLPAAIWLASQGRTGMAIFLVAWVGLLVGSLDNILRPILIGRSSDLPFIIIFLGIVGGLVAFGLIGIFLGPTLLAVAYGLIREWSGGNEPGDASSVP, from the coding sequence ATGGCGGACTTCATTCACGACCGGTTCATGCCGCACGCCGACGCCTCGGAGGTCCCGGAGCGGCACGAGATGAGCTACGTCCGCAAGGCGCTCGTCCTGTCCATGATGCTGGTCCTGCTGATCGGCTGCTTCGTCGTGTTGCGCCCCTTCATCGCGGCGATCCTGTGGGCCGTCATCCTGTCCTTCAGCACCTGGCCGCTGCATCGGCGCATCGAGCACGCGCTCGGCGGCCGCACGACGCTGTCTGCGGCGATCATGACGCTGATGATCATGGCGGTTCTCGTGGTGCCTCTCGTCGCGCTTGGAACGAAGCTGTCCGAGAGTGTTTTCCGGGTCTTCGAGACGATTCACGCGGCCATGGAGCAGGGGTTTCCACCCTTGCCGGACTGGCTGGTCGGCATTCCGATCCTGGGGGACCGGCTTCAGGAGATGTGGAGCGTGCTGGCGAGCGGCGAGTCCAATCTGCGCACGACGCTCCAGCCCTATCTCGGCCAGATCCGCGACGGGGTGCTGGCGAGCGGCGGGCATCTTCTCTCAGGGACGTCGCTGATCGCGCTGAGCGTTCTGATCGCCTTCTTCCTCTATCGGGACGGTCGCACCGCCGTGCACCGGCTGCGCAGCATCGTGGGGCGGATCGCCGGCGACCGCGCGCGGCAATCCCTCGACGTCGCCGCCGAAACGATCAACGGGGTCGTGCATGGCGTGCTCGGCACCGCGCTGGTTCAAGCCATCGCCGCCACCGTGGGCTATTGGATCGCGGGGCTTCCCGGCGTCCTGCTCCTCGGCTTCGTCACCTTTTTCCTGACGCTGGTGCCGATGGGGCCGGCGCTGATCTGGTTGCCCGCCGCGATCTGGCTGGCCAGCCAGGGCCGCACCGGCATGGCGATCTTCCTGGTGGCCTGGGTCGGCCTGCTGGTCGGCAGCCTCGACAACATCCTGCGCCCGATCCTGATCGGCCGAAGCAGCGATCTTCCCTTCATCATCATTTTCCTGGGCATCGTCGGCGGTCTCGTCGCTTTCGGCCTGATCGGCATCTTTCTCGGCCCGACGCTGCTCGCCGTGGCGTACGGCCTCATCCGGGAATGGAGCGGAGGAAACGAGCCGGGCGACGCTTCCTCCGTGCCTTGA
- a CDS encoding efflux RND transporter permease subunit, translating into MTGFNLSEWALRHRSFVWYLIISLTLAGGMAYMRLGREEDPAFTIKTMVVQANWPGATIEDTMKLVTDPIEKKLEEIPYLDYVKSYTKPGISVVYVNLKDYTPAEAVPDLWYQVRKKIADMKSTLPQGVQGPAFNDEFGDTFGTVFAFTADGFSYRELKDYAETARADLMRVPDVGKIQFVGVQNERIYLDFSTRKLAAMGIDREQVIAELQAQNAVAPAGVVQAGDEKISVRVSGAFTSEDSLRAISLRANDKFYRLADLADIRRGYADPPSPLFRYNGQPAIGMIISMAAGGNVLTFGEGIRERMRQVEANLPVGIGVHLVANQSVVVEESVAGFTKALKEAVVIVLVVSFISLGLRAGLVVATSIPLVLGMTFIGMEFYGITLQRISLGALIIALGLLVDDAMITVEMMITKLEEGFSLDKAATFAYTSTAFPMLTGTLITVAGFIPIGFAQGGAAEYCFTLFAVVAMALLFSWIVAVLFAPLIGVNVLPKTMKAKHGSEPGRLMRMFRGSLRMAMRARYVVIVATLLLFGLSVFGLRFVQQQFFPASDRPELLVNLTLPQTASIRSTEEVVDRFEKVLAADPDVDRWSFYVGQGAVRFYLPLDVQLANDYFAQAVVVTKGYKVREAVRARLEKVLNENFSDLNTRVSPLEMGPPVGWPIQYRVSGPDVGEVRAIAARMADTIGTNPYTLLVNYDWNEPSKVVRVDVDQDKARLLGISSKSLNQALNATVSGAAFTQVRDDIYLIDVVAQATNAERSSIETLRNLQIAIPDGRTVPLGEVATMRYDLEQPVVWRRTRLPTITVQADLVPPLQAATVVQQLAPAVDELRRSLPPGYTVEAGGTVENSAKGMASITAVFPIMIFVMLTILMIQLQSFQKLFLVISVAPLGLIGVVAALLPTGTPLGFVAILGVVALIGMIVRNSVIMIAQIDEHLEAGEHPWDAVINATMHRVRPILLTAAAASLGMIPIAPEVFWGPMAYAIIGGLIVATLLTLLFLPALYVAWFRIREPAAEERAKPRYDGAMHPPGAAPTKGVTSGV; encoded by the coding sequence ATGACCGGCTTCAATCTCTCCGAGTGGGCTCTGCGCCACCGTTCCTTCGTCTGGTACCTGATCATCTCTCTGACGCTGGCGGGCGGCATGGCCTACATGCGCCTCGGCCGCGAGGAGGACCCGGCCTTCACGATCAAGACCATGGTGGTCCAGGCCAACTGGCCCGGCGCCACCATCGAGGACACCATGAAGCTGGTGACCGACCCGATCGAGAAGAAGCTGGAGGAGATCCCTTATCTCGACTACGTCAAGAGCTACACCAAGCCCGGCATCTCGGTCGTCTACGTCAACCTGAAGGACTACACGCCGGCCGAGGCGGTGCCCGACCTGTGGTATCAGGTCCGCAAGAAGATCGCCGACATGAAGTCCACCCTGCCGCAGGGCGTGCAGGGGCCGGCCTTCAACGACGAGTTTGGCGACACCTTCGGCACGGTCTTCGCCTTCACCGCCGACGGCTTCAGCTACCGCGAACTGAAGGACTACGCGGAGACCGCGCGGGCCGATCTGATGCGCGTGCCGGACGTCGGCAAGATCCAGTTCGTCGGCGTCCAGAACGAGCGGATCTACCTCGACTTCTCGACGCGCAAGCTGGCCGCGATGGGGATCGACCGCGAGCAGGTCATCGCCGAGCTTCAGGCCCAGAACGCCGTGGCCCCGGCCGGCGTGGTCCAAGCGGGCGACGAGAAGATCTCGGTCCGGGTCAGCGGCGCCTTCACGTCGGAGGACAGCCTGCGCGCCATCAGCCTGCGCGCCAACGACAAGTTCTACCGGCTGGCCGATCTGGCGGACATCCGGCGCGGCTACGCCGACCCGCCGTCGCCGCTGTTCCGCTACAACGGGCAGCCGGCCATCGGGATGATCATCTCCATGGCGGCCGGCGGCAACGTGCTGACCTTCGGCGAGGGCATCCGCGAGCGGATGCGGCAGGTCGAAGCGAACCTGCCGGTGGGCATCGGCGTCCACCTCGTCGCCAACCAGTCGGTGGTGGTCGAGGAGTCGGTCGCCGGCTTCACCAAGGCGCTGAAGGAGGCGGTCGTCATCGTCCTGGTGGTCAGCTTCATCAGCCTGGGCCTGCGTGCCGGGCTGGTGGTGGCGACCTCCATCCCGCTGGTGCTGGGCATGACCTTCATCGGCATGGAGTTCTACGGCATCACGCTCCAGCGCATCTCGCTGGGCGCGCTGATCATCGCGCTCGGCCTGCTGGTCGACGATGCGATGATCACCGTGGAGATGATGATCACCAAGCTGGAGGAGGGCTTCAGCCTCGATAAGGCGGCGACCTTCGCCTACACCTCCACGGCTTTTCCCATGCTGACCGGCACGCTGATCACCGTCGCCGGCTTCATCCCCATCGGCTTCGCCCAGGGCGGTGCGGCGGAATACTGCTTCACGCTGTTCGCCGTGGTGGCGATGGCGCTGCTGTTCTCCTGGATCGTGGCGGTCTTGTTCGCGCCCCTCATCGGGGTGAACGTGCTGCCCAAAACCATGAAGGCGAAGCATGGCAGCGAGCCGGGGCGCCTGATGCGGATGTTCCGGGGCAGCCTGCGCATGGCCATGCGGGCGCGCTATGTGGTGATCGTTGCGACGCTGCTGCTGTTCGGCCTGTCGGTCTTCGGCCTGCGCTTCGTCCAGCAGCAGTTCTTCCCCGCCTCCGACCGTCCGGAACTGCTGGTCAATCTGACCCTGCCGCAGACGGCCTCGATCCGGTCGACCGAGGAGGTGGTGGATCGCTTCGAGAAGGTGCTGGCGGCCGATCCCGACGTCGATCGGTGGAGCTTCTACGTCGGCCAGGGTGCGGTGCGCTTCTACCTGCCGCTCGACGTGCAACTGGCCAACGACTACTTCGCCCAAGCCGTGGTGGTGACCAAGGGCTACAAGGTCCGCGAGGCCGTCCGTGCCCGGCTGGAGAAGGTGCTGAACGAGAACTTCTCCGATCTGAACACGCGGGTCAGCCCGCTGGAGATGGGGCCGCCGGTCGGCTGGCCGATCCAGTACCGCGTCTCCGGACCCGACGTGGGCGAGGTGCGGGCCATCGCCGCCCGGATGGCCGACACCATCGGCACCAACCCCTACACGCTGCTGGTCAACTACGACTGGAACGAGCCGTCGAAGGTGGTGCGGGTCGACGTGGACCAGGACAAGGCCCGCCTGCTGGGGATCAGCTCCAAGTCGCTCAATCAGGCGCTGAACGCCACGGTGTCGGGTGCCGCCTTCACGCAGGTGCGCGACGACATCTACCTGATCGACGTGGTCGCCCAGGCGACCAACGCGGAGCGCAGCTCCATCGAGACGCTGCGCAACCTCCAGATCGCCATTCCGGATGGCCGCACCGTGCCGCTGGGCGAGGTCGCGACCATGCGCTACGACCTGGAACAGCCGGTGGTCTGGCGGCGGACGCGCCTGCCGACCATCACCGTCCAGGCCGATCTGGTTCCCCCGTTGCAGGCCGCGACGGTGGTGCAGCAGCTGGCCCCGGCGGTGGACGAGCTGCGGCGCAGCCTGCCGCCCGGCTACACCGTCGAGGCGGGCGGCACGGTGGAAAACAGCGCCAAGGGCATGGCCTCGATCACCGCCGTCTTCCCGATCATGATCTTCGTCATGCTGACCATCCTGATGATTCAGCTTCAGAGCTTCCAGAAGCTGTTCCTGGTCATCAGCGTGGCGCCGCTCGGCCTGATCGGCGTCGTCGCGGCGCTGCTGCCGACCGGCACGCCGCTGGGCTTCGTCGCCATTCTGGGCGTGGTCGCGCTGATCGGCATGATCGTCCGCAACTCGGTCATCATGATCGCCCAGATCGACGAGCATCTGGAGGCGGGGGAACATCCCTGGGACGCCGTCATCAACGCCACCATGCACCGCGTGCGGCCGATCCTGCTGACGGCGGCGGCGGCCAGCCTGGGCATGATCCCCATTGCGCCCGAGGTCTTCTGGGGTCCCATGGCCTACGCGATCATCGGCGGCCTGATCGTGGCAACCCTGCTGACGCTGCTCTTCCTGCCGGCGCTCTACGTCGCCTGGTTCCGGATCCGGGAACCGGCGGCGGAGGAGCGCGCCAAGCCCCGGTACGACGGGGCCATGCACCCGCCGGGTGCGGCGCCGACCAAGGGGGTGACGAGCGGCGTGTGA
- a CDS encoding efflux RND transporter periplasmic adaptor subunit, which yields MTRIARPTTRLPTMWRPPAKPLLVALLALATALAACQPQGGHHADAAPVIRPVRTVTVEPVTFRMGGSATGTIEARADADLGFRIAGKLIERKVDVGSLAKAGDVLARLDDQDQRNALRTAEANLASAKADQVQARNEESRKRELLANGNAPQAQYDAALLAMRTADAKVVATQAALQSARDRVGYTELRADRDGVVTTIGAEPGQVVEAGQMVVRVAQPEEREAVFNVAETGIRAAPKDPVIDVSLAGAPDIVAVGRVREISPQADPVTRTHTVRIALDNPPDALRLGATVIGRLKQPPAPVVELPGTALFEEAGRSFVWLVDPKAQTVRRQPVAIRPRDGDGPVIVTEGLTRGDVVVTAGVHSLSEGQRVRFNQKIETAAAP from the coding sequence ATGACCCGCATCGCGCGACCAACCACGCGGCTCCCAACCATGTGGCGGCCACCCGCGAAGCCGCTTCTCGTCGCGCTGCTGGCGCTGGCCACCGCGCTGGCCGCCTGTCAGCCGCAGGGCGGCCATCACGCCGACGCGGCGCCGGTGATCCGCCCGGTGCGGACCGTCACCGTGGAGCCGGTGACCTTCCGGATGGGCGGTTCCGCCACCGGAACCATCGAAGCGCGGGCCGACGCCGACCTCGGCTTCCGCATCGCCGGAAAGCTGATCGAGCGCAAGGTCGACGTGGGCAGTCTGGCCAAGGCCGGCGACGTGCTGGCGCGGCTGGACGACCAGGACCAGCGCAACGCGCTGCGGACCGCCGAGGCGAACCTCGCCTCCGCCAAGGCCGATCAGGTGCAGGCGCGCAACGAGGAGTCCCGCAAGCGGGAACTGCTGGCCAACGGCAACGCCCCGCAGGCGCAGTACGACGCGGCGCTGCTGGCGATGCGCACCGCCGACGCCAAGGTCGTCGCGACGCAGGCGGCGCTGCAATCGGCCCGCGACCGGGTCGGCTACACGGAGCTGCGGGCGGACCGGGACGGCGTGGTGACCACCATCGGGGCCGAGCCCGGACAGGTGGTCGAAGCCGGGCAGATGGTGGTGCGCGTCGCCCAGCCGGAGGAGCGCGAAGCCGTCTTCAACGTCGCCGAAACCGGCATCCGGGCAGCGCCGAAGGACCCGGTGATCGACGTCTCGCTGGCCGGCGCGCCGGACATCGTGGCGGTGGGTCGCGTCCGCGAAATCTCGCCCCAGGCCGATCCCGTCACCCGGACCCACACCGTCCGGATCGCTCTGGACAACCCGCCCGACGCCCTGCGCCTCGGCGCGACCGTCATCGGCCGTTTGAAGCAGCCGCCCGCCCCGGTGGTTGAGCTGCCGGGAACGGCGCTGTTCGAGGAGGCGGGGCGGAGCTTCGTCTGGCTCGTCGACCCGAAGGCCCAGACCGTCCGGCGCCAGCCGGTCGCGATCCGGCCCAGGGATGGTGATGGCCCGGTCATCGTCACCGAGGGCCTGACCCGCGGCGACGTCGTGGTCACCGCCGGCGTGCACAGCCTGAGCGAAGGCCAGCGGGTCCGGTTCAACCAGAAAATCGAAACGGCGGCGGCACCATGA